Proteins co-encoded in one Bremerella sp. TYQ1 genomic window:
- a CDS encoding glycosyltransferase family 4 protein — protein MAVATNSAAERMTIAYITAGGAGMFCGSCMRDNTVARAMHRLGHDVHLIPMYTPIRVDEEDVSEKTLFYGGINVYMEQTVPGYRFLPDFVTRWLDQEWIIRWATSRGIETDAKQLGALTLSVLKGKDGNQRKEAYRLAKWLSADMKPEIINFSNMMIAGTAPLVKELVDCPIVVTLQGDDVFMDELPEPYRTKCFETIRSLVPHIDGFIVFSNYYADYMAEYFGIPREKFHLVPLGIDLTDLPDKPSRDDVPQHSPTVGYLARMAPEKGLHVLVDAFLHLKAMPGMEGVRLKVAGWAGPQQQAYVDEQFEKLEAAGHIDGCDYLGTVDRAGKLEFLQSIDVLSVPTVYREPKGLFVLEALAAGVPVVQPSHGAFPELIEATTGGHLVTPQDPVALAEKLAEVLADRRKAKLQGIDASEIVRSQFSSEVAAKETINVYKAMLGAKPG, from the coding sequence ATGCGCGACAACACTGTGGCCAGGGCCATGCATCGTTTGGGGCATGATGTCCATCTGATACCGATGTACACGCCAATTCGTGTCGACGAAGAAGATGTCAGCGAAAAAACACTCTTCTACGGTGGCATTAACGTCTACATGGAGCAGACTGTACCTGGCTACCGGTTTCTGCCCGATTTCGTGACGCGTTGGCTCGACCAAGAGTGGATCATCCGCTGGGCGACGTCCCGAGGGATCGAGACCGATGCGAAGCAGCTCGGTGCGTTGACGCTTTCCGTCTTGAAGGGAAAAGATGGAAATCAGCGCAAGGAAGCGTATCGACTCGCGAAGTGGCTCTCGGCCGATATGAAGCCAGAGATCATCAATTTCAGCAACATGATGATCGCGGGCACTGCTCCGCTGGTCAAAGAGCTGGTCGACTGTCCTATCGTCGTTACCCTCCAAGGAGACGACGTCTTCATGGATGAATTGCCGGAGCCGTATCGGACGAAATGCTTCGAGACAATTCGAAGCCTTGTCCCGCACATCGACGGCTTTATTGTCTTCAGTAATTACTATGCCGACTACATGGCGGAGTACTTCGGAATTCCTCGTGAGAAGTTCCATTTGGTGCCGCTAGGAATTGATCTAACTGATTTGCCAGATAAGCCATCGCGAGACGATGTCCCACAGCATTCGCCAACGGTTGGTTATCTGGCACGCATGGCACCTGAAAAAGGACTGCACGTTCTCGTGGATGCATTTCTGCATTTAAAGGCGATGCCAGGCATGGAAGGCGTACGACTGAAGGTAGCCGGATGGGCCGGCCCACAACAACAGGCCTATGTCGACGAGCAATTTGAAAAACTGGAAGCTGCAGGACACATCGATGGTTGCGATTACTTGGGAACCGTCGATCGAGCCGGAAAGCTGGAGTTTCTGCAGTCGATCGACGTGCTTTCGGTTCCGACGGTTTATCGAGAGCCGAAGGGGCTGTTTGTACTCGAGGCTTTAGCAGCAGGGGTCCCGGTCGTTCAGCCTAGCCATGGTGCGTTTCCAGAGTTGATCGAAGCCACGACCGGCGGTCACCTCGTGACGCCACAAGATCCGGTAGCCCTTGCGGAGAAACTGGCAGAAGTCCTTGCTGATCGACGTAAAGCGAAGCTGCAGGGAATCGACGCTTCCGAGATTGTGCGATCGCAGTTCAGCTCGGAAGTGGCCGCAAAGGAAACGATAAACGTCTATAAGGCGATGCTTGGGGCGAAACCTGGTTAG